From a single Apium graveolens cultivar Ventura chromosome 2, ASM990537v1, whole genome shotgun sequence genomic region:
- the LOC141707544 gene encoding uncharacterized protein LOC141707544: protein MNESPKDNYNEPRRSNSSSTSTTSVHVTALDGLVNVNSLFTIAVFVGLSLTTPNQRSLENRSACDAGNDVAKKLLVFEVVSFSFFLFSSLVAQGLKLAINLLNSKDVDEAFRAHISLKVLRFGMLGSAVGSVMGCLFLMLSMINVIQIRLGMLSCGSKQTVHSVTALVVLVTSALVVYISTAVYAFLH, encoded by the exons ATGAATGA ATCTCCAAAAGACAACTACAATGAACCAAGAAGATCCAATTCATCATCAACATCCACAACAAGTGTTCATGTCACAGCTCTTGATGGGCTTGTTAATGTCAATTCCCTCTTCACAATTGCTGTGTTTGTAGGCCTATCTCTCACTACTCCTAATCAAAGATCACTCGAAAACCGATCAGCTTGTGATGCTGGCAATGATGTTGCCAAGAAACTCCTCGTATTTGAAGTCGTATCGTTTAGTTTCTTTCTGTTTTCTTCACTAGTTGCACAAGGTCTTAAATTGGCTATAAATCTTTTGAATAGTAAAGATGTTGATGAGGCTTTTAGAGCTCATATTAGTCTTAAAGTTTTGAGATTTGGAATGTTGGGTTCTGCGGTTGGCTCGGTCATGGGGTGTTTGTTTTTGATGTTGTCGATGATTAATGTCATTCAGATACGGTTAGGGATGTTGTCGTGTGGGAGTAAACAGACGGTTCATTCGGTTACTGCTTTGGTTGTTTTGGTTACTTCTGCGCTTGTGGTTTATATTTCCACTGCTGTTTATGCCTTTCTGCATTAG